The genome window GACAATTCCTGTTAAATTACCAAATAACATCTGGCAGCCCAGCATTTCTATGAGAACTCCTAAAACTTATTGCCAAATGTGTTGCCAGGTCTGTTGGGGAAAACGTTAATATCTGTTGTACAAGAACAATTGTTCACTGAGGTTTGACCTcgattttgtttaaaatgcaacAAGCCTGCCCTTCCCCTAACCTGGTTCTAAGCAACATGAAATCAAATACCAGATCAGCCTAAGAAATCTCCTGAAACAGTTCTAACAGACTTTTCTTTTACTAAAAATGCCATCTATTCACTGGGATCTCTGTTACATGGCATAGGTATTTTTACataataattcttttctttgcttttaccAGACCCATCTAAGATTTCAGTGTCATGAAATGGCAAACAGGCAAGTCCAAACATGCCCATGCTCTGTGGGTTGCTGTTATTTTATAAAGGCACAAACACTGATTCACAGGTTTTTCTGGTATTTTGGCACCCAGTACATACCATATGTGATCTACATTTCTCTGCTGCAATTTGACTGTAAAAAGTTGGGGTGGTGCCCCAGCAagcccctggctcagcccctgctgctccctcctcacaCACCCGAGGACATGGATCTAAGACAAGCAGCTGCTCAGTGAGGGAAACGGAGGGAAATAAGGACAAAGAAATGCGCATCCAGTACCTCAATGCTGGTAGTCTGTGCAAAATAATCCAGGCATGTTGTTTTTCCACTGGCAATGTTGCCCTCGATACAGATCTGGTGAAAAGCAGAGTCACTTTGAGACCCACACTGTGGCAGAGCAGTGACAGTGTGTCAGAAATGCCCCCTGCCTATTCCAACATGCCAGCTCCCCACGCTGGGAACAGATTATTTCATGGGATCCCTTTGGATGCTGAGACTCTCCCAGAACactttttccctccctgctacccccacagccagcccctgtCCTGCTTCCagctttctttcccttcccaggacCCCAGGGGTTCCAGAGGGtcacctgctgctccccactctGCCACAACCCACCTCAGAGACCTGACTCCCAATTTCAAATAAGTGCCAGCTGGAATAATAACTTCATCATCCATTATATAGATAGCTCAAACTTAAGAGGGATCAcgtttttattttcagaaaccTAAACAACTAAAATTAActaagagaattttttttcaactgtcTTAAAATAGTTTATAGCCATGGGGGGTTATATAAGGCAATGGCAAGGCTACACAAGCAAGAGTGAACTCAAACTGCCACCTGTCCTGACACAAGCCCTCACAATTTTTGCACAGATCTCCCATAATTTTACTACAATTTTCAGAACTAGACCAGCGTAGCCTTGCACAGAGTATGAGCTAGTGACAGACACAGCACTACACAGTGACACAGCTATGGCCTATGGCTGCCATTACACACACACTCAAATTATAATGGCTGCactttttacttcattttctgaacaaaatgcaaatacttACAATTCTCTTTCTAGCATCTTTTTTTATCAGACGCTTATCTAGAACGGAAATAAACAACAGTTAAATCAAAGCAATTTTCATAACATGGTTATACTGAGTCTCTTAATGTGAGACCCTCCGAGCCTGTTTTAGGTGATTATTGGGTCATGTAACAGACAAACTGTGGCACCGACTGACACAGATTTAGCTAAAGTTCTCCACTGTCCCTGACACTGCCAAGAGCCCGACGGTGAGTGCTCACACTCTCACCAGATTCTTgctccatctgctgctcctcagtcGGTCTGCACAGgggaaaaatgaattttggaAAGAACAGCTAGGGCAGCACCCACTGGCCTCAGAGGCCCGGCGGGGTAAAGGTGAGGATTACAGAGCAGCTCCAAAACAAGCACCTTACACCTCAAAACAGCGGTAAAAATCCTGTACAAGCCAAGCTGAGCTTACAAGACCCTTCACCCAGCCGAGCACGGCAGGAAGGCAGGACGGGCTGGGCGGTCAGCCCTGGTCAGAGCTCCAGCCTGACCCCGCTTCTGCTGCCCCAAAGCCGCTCCAGAGTCCGacctctctcctgctcccccGGAGCCGCTCTCGGGTCtgaccctgctcctgctcccccgGAGCCGCTCCAGCGCATCCCGAGGGCTCGTAcggagccggagccggagccgggTCCAGGGGCGGCCTCCCGGCCCAGCCCGTCCCCGCGGTTCCGCCCCGCACTTACGCTCGGCAGCAGCGCGGGGCCCGCCCGCTGAGGGGCCGGGGACGGCAGtgcccgcgccccgccggccCCACGCCCAGGCCGCGCCCCGCCGCCACATTGCCCatccccgccgccgcccggaCCGCGCCGCGCCGCACGGCACCGCACTGGCTCCGGCCCGCCCCGGCCCTTCCGCCGCCGAGCCATCACTTCCTCCGCCCCGGCGCTCTGAGGCGGGGCTGGTTCAGCACCGTTGATGGCCCCGGCATCACCTGCGGGATCAGCCCCGGCATCTCCCCGGCTCCCGGCGTCGTCCCGTAGTCCCGGTTCCTCCGCGCACCGCCCAGGCCGCTCGGCCGCCATGGGGCGGCTGCAGGTGGACCGGGCCTTCCCCCGCTCGCCGCGGGGCGCGCTGAAGATCGCCCGCACGGTACGGCCGGGGGCGGCCCGCGGCCCGCGGGCAAGGCCCGGGCCGGCGCTGACCCCCGTCCCGTCCTGTCCCGCAGCTCCTGGCGCTGACCGCCTTCATCTGCTTCGCGGCCTCGGGCTCGCCCGGCGCCTATACGGCGCTGGCTGGCATGGAGACGGTGATCAccctcctgttcctgctgctctaCCTGCTGAGGCTCGACACGCGGTTGCGGTTCCTCTTCTGGCCGCTGGCTGTGAGTACCCGTGGGCTCCGAGTGCCAGGGTGCGATGGCTGTGAGTACTGATGGCTGTGAGTACCCGTGTCCCCGGCCGTATTGATGGACTCTGGGTACCAATGTCCCATGGCCGTGAGCACCAGTGTCTCATAGTTGTGGGTTCTActgtcccctggctgtgggcatggctgtccccagtgtcccctggctgtgggtatggctgtccccagtgtcccctggctgtgggtTCTGTCCCCTGGCTGAGGGTACcgctgtccccaatgtcccctggCTCTGGGTCCTGCTGTCCGGCTGTTGTGGCCGCTGGCTGTGAGCACCAGCAGGCCTGTGACCAGGAAGGACCACCTGTCCCAGTCAGCGGCTCAGTGATTATTTCTGTACAGGTAAGGCAAGCCCCAGTGTTCTGTGGAGGTTGAGGCAGTTTCTCCTGACAGAGTGTTCTGTTCCATCAGTTCCTGGACGGCTGCTGGATCCGATAACAGCCcgcccagcacaggcactgttTGCCTCGCTGCATAACACCTTCACATCACAAATTAGTCACACACTTTCACTCAAATACTAATAGGTTCTCCTCTTACCTCCCTTTTGTACCTGTATTTGCTGCTTCAGTCTCTCAGGTGTAGCCAAATTGCAAATATTTGAtgcaaaaacaacagcagaaaggTAAAACAAACTTTTACTATAAACACTCTTTTTGTGATCAAACCACTGGATGTCAGTGTTTTCTCACACAGATATTGCTGTAACTCTGTCTTCATGGCAGTCCAGCTGTTTTTAACCATCCcttctgtgctgggagctctccACACTCTTCTTCAGGTCtgttatttcagaataaatattttgcttccaCTGGCTGTTTCAGGATATTTTCAACTCGGTGATTGCAGCGTTGTTCCTGCTCGTTGTGGGCTTGTTTGCAATAATAATCAAGACCAACAAGGGAACATTGGTTGGAGGAGTAAGTAGGAGCATTGTTCATGAATTTCAGTTCTTAGAGTGCAGTGATTTGAACCTCTTAGTACACTCACATTGTGGTAGGACCATGCAAACAACTGTCTTGAAAGAACACTCTCAGCAGTAGCAAACAAGTTACATCCTGTGTATCtcactaaaagaaaataatccttGCATCACTAGTAATCTAAAGATGTTACAACACTTAGGAATTACTGCAGAGAAGTACTGAAACACTGACAATTTCCAGAGTTTTTAAGTAACTACATTTGCTACCATACCTTGAAATCCTAGGTGGGAGAATCCGTAGCTCTTTTAGGACTATCCAGTTTGGTTTCTACTTGAGAAGAAATGCCAACTGTCCTAAAAAGAGTTGAAGCTTTTAACAGACATGCTGGTACCTCCCTCCTGGCATGtacactgtttttttctgacacAAACTGAGGAATTGTGTCAGTTAAAAAGGGGTTTTGTTCATACTATGATTgtaagatttttgttttcttaaaatgaaatcaGTTTAATAGTTTGAGTAACTggtatttttaattcaaatggCAATTAATGTAATTAACAAtaaggaggggaagaaaacccCTCGTTTTTGAAAGTCTCTAGAAGTACAAGATAAGCTGAAACGTGACAAGCAACCAAAAGAAACCTAACAGCTGCCACAGAGCTCTTTCAAACTCAGCTTATCAGCTTAGGAGATGGTGAAGGGGAAAGCTGATGGCTTCACTGTCAATGGCATCCTAAgcaaaaaagagactttctgataGAGTGACTGTGCTGGAATAGAATTTATATTCTCAGAGGTTCACAGAAATTAAAGGTAGGAGCAGGAGACTCCCACTCAAGTTTCAGTGGAACGTGTAACATCGTCAGTGCTGGAAGGGACAGAATCACCCCCAGCCTGTTTTCCTGAGGCACAAAGTGCCTTGAGCTGTCCTCTCCCAAGAGCACTCCTGAAAATAACTCCCCTGATCACATAATGCAGTGCTTgcataaaaaaccccagtgtgcATATGGGATGGGGCtgaagggcaggagctgagtgaGTTAACGCAGTGGCTTTTCTGCAAACTTTTTTCCAGTTACCTTTCTGGGGTtgtctattttttaaataatttagtaCATTTTCTTCAATTTGGAATATGTTTCCCATTCAGAGCTTCAGAGGAGAAGAGCATTTTCCTGCTGGGCTTGTTTCTAGGAATACTGACTTTCCCTTGACTTTTCTCAGGGCCAGTCCCATTAATTAAGCAGCCCTTAAAGAGACAGAGGGCTTTCATTTAGGATAAAAGCATTGTCTGGCATAATGCAGCATTAGCTTAGCTTTCAAGGAGAGCACCACACTACCTTCAAGGCCTGACACAAACATCAAACAGCAGGCTGTAGACAGCTCTCTGAAAGCCTGATGGGATGTAAATATGGATGTTATTTAATTTATCAGCTGTCTCAAATCACACACATTTTCAAGGCTGGAAACAAGTATATGTTTACTGATGAGTCACTACAGTAGAGGTTCGAGACTGATTGGGGGAACTAATTTTATGGTAATTTTTATAGGTGTTGGGTCTTATATTGCTTGTTCTCTGCATTGTCGACGTGGTTCTTCTTTGCAAGAAGATTAGCCATGATAAAGCAAGAGGAAGGAGTGCTCCTGCCAAATAAGAATGACATGTTAGTGAAAGAATGAGTTCTCCATTCTGTTTTCCCACTCTCTTTTTAAAGAATGTGTTTTCACGTGCTCACTTTTGAATTTCCTGAGCACTGACGTTTCTGCAAGTATCATTAATAAGGTTTTGTActttttcaaatgcagtttCAGCATTGCAATTTCACCAGTTAAAGTTTCAGAGAAAATTGTTGCGTTTTTCTAAACTTAATTATGTTTTTATCTGTAcgaaaattattttcatggtTGTCTTCTTTctctaataaaaagaaaatacaaacgGGCTCAAGTGCATTATTTAATCTTATAAATAAGTGTAAAAAAGTACATTAGAGTAAATGTACCTtttaaagtaaagtaaaaatgTAATGACCCAGTAACCATCCTTTGGAAAGATTTTCTTGTGCCATGCAAATGTCATGCTAAAGCGTTCGCCGAGGCATTTGGATCCTGAAATTTCAGCCTTGAGCGGGGTTTGGGCTGGGTGAGCTCCAGCGGCCCCTTCCACGCCCAGCGCCCGGCGGTTCTGTGTGTTCGGAGTGGCGGGGGTACGAGGCCGCCTGGCTCGCTGCCGCCGGTCCCGCAGCCCAGCACCGGGCCAAGgtggcagcccagccccattgtcctggggctgggagcgggCGCTGGGGCCGCCCCCCACAGCTGGGGAtgctgaaacttttttttcacgTTTCCGCAGTGTCACGATTTCCGCTTCCCTccttcagagagagaaaaaaaaaaattccacgGCCAACCCCCTACCCGGAGCCTGAGCCCGCGCCCAGCCCGAGCCCGGCTCGAGCTCAGCCCGAGCCCAACCCAGCCCGGCCCCAGCTGAGCCGAGCCcagcccgcccgccgccgcggccATGGAGGACCCCGAGTCCGCGGGGGCCGCACCACCGCCCGGGCTGAGCTCGCTGCTTCCCCCCCGGGAGTTCCTGCGCTCCCGcaaggggcagctgctgctcgCAGAATCGGTAAGGACGGGACACCGGGGCTGGGGCGCTGCAGGAGCCACCCCCGGGGCAGCCGGGACCCGATCGGGCTCCGCCGGACCGACCTGCCTCGGGCggctgaggggagagggggcagcagctgaggggaaaACTGGGGGAAAACAACCGAAGGCAGACGGGGGGCAACAACTGAGGGGAAAACTGGGGGAAAACAACcgaggggagctggggcagcaacTCAGGGGAAAACTGGGGGAAAACAACCGAAGAGAGCTAGGGGCAGCAACtgagggaaaatggggaaaacagcCGAGGGGAGACTGAGGGCAAGAACTGAGGGGAAAACTG of Serinus canaria isolate serCan28SL12 chromosome 11, serCan2020, whole genome shotgun sequence contains these proteins:
- the CKLF gene encoding chemokine-like factor, which produces MGRLQVDRAFPRSPRGALKIARTLLALTAFICFAASGSPGAYTALAGMETVITLLFLLLYLLRLDTRLRFLFWPLADIFNSVIAALFLLVVGLFAIIIKTNKGTLVGGVLGLILLVLCIVDVVLLCKKISHDKARGRSAPAK